A DNA window from Amycolatopsis sp. DSM 110486 contains the following coding sequences:
- a CDS encoding helix-turn-helix domain-containing protein: MPGGRLTQQERQQIALGLADSLAYAEIARRLDRPTSTITREVMRNGGPTSYRADLAHHATEHRTRRRKKTAAPLSQEAPQPHGRDAEAVREYEETFTVLLMQSGLPRMAARVLTRLYISDEGSVTAAELVRHLQVSPASVSKAVSLLDGLGLLSRERDERRRERYVADNDVWYQSVLASARANAQLAETARQGVAILGRDTPAAARLENIARFVDFVGESIARAAEQAREILYAKPEVRD; encoded by the coding sequence ATGCCCGGCGGCCGACTCACCCAGCAAGAGCGCCAGCAGATCGCCCTGGGCCTCGCCGACAGCCTCGCCTACGCGGAAATCGCCCGCCGCCTCGACCGCCCCACGTCGACCATCACCCGCGAGGTCATGCGCAACGGCGGCCCCACCTCGTATCGCGCCGACCTGGCTCACCACGCCACCGAGCACCGCACCCGGCGCCGGAAGAAGACAGCAGCGCCCCTGAGTCAAGAAGCCCCGCAACCCCACGGCCGCGACGCCGAAGCCGTCCGCGAGTACGAGGAGACCTTCACCGTCCTCCTCATGCAATCCGGCCTCCCCCGGATGGCCGCCCGCGTCCTGACCCGCCTCTACATCAGCGACGAAGGCAGCGTCACCGCCGCCGAGCTCGTCCGCCACCTGCAGGTCAGCCCGGCGTCCGTCTCCAAGGCCGTCTCACTCCTCGACGGCCTGGGCCTTCTCAGCAGAGAGCGCGACGAGCGCCGCCGCGAGCGCTACGTCGCCGACAACGACGTCTGGTACCAGTCCGTCCTCGCCAGCGCGCGCGCCAACGCCCAGCTCGCCGAGACCGCGCGCCAGGGCGTCGCGATCCTCGGCCGCGACACCCCCGCGGCCGCGCGCCTGGAGAACATCGCCCGGTTTGTCGATTTCGTCGGCGAGAGCATCGCCCGCGCCGCGGAGCAGGCCCGCGAAATCCTGTACGCGAAACCCGAGGTCAGGGATTGA
- a CDS encoding MFS transporter, protein MSEATAKTPDVDPRTVKRAVLASAMGNATEWYDYGVFTSGAIATSIGTVFFPGEGNAVLKSLALVAVGFIVRPFGGAFFGPLGDKLGRQKVLAITILLMSGCTFLVGVLPTYAGPYSMGIAAPIAILLLRLIQGFSTGGEYGGAATFIAEYAPTKRRGFFGSFLELGTLSGYVLGNVVVLAVTLSLPADQVEAWAWRIPFFVALPLGLIGLYLRSKLEDTPEFKRLEASGNKPKKAPLKETFTRNWRMILNLIGIVLLLNIADYMLLTTMPTYFTDTLKINDNTSTLIIIGVEIVQAAIILPLGALSDRIGRKPLLITAAIGFLVLSWPSIKLMQSGSILWLIVGFGIVAFLLVLMLAVIGSTFPAMFPTRVRYGSFAIGYNISTSLFGGTCGVVVTALIQSTGNKDWPAYYLMIAAVIALVPIFKIPETSQVPIEQIDTADTGGKLAGAAR, encoded by the coding sequence ATGAGCGAGGCAACGGCGAAAACACCGGACGTGGATCCGAGAACCGTCAAACGGGCAGTCCTCGCGTCGGCGATGGGTAACGCCACCGAGTGGTACGACTACGGCGTCTTCACCTCGGGCGCCATCGCCACGAGCATCGGCACGGTCTTCTTCCCCGGCGAGGGCAACGCAGTGCTGAAGTCGCTCGCGCTGGTCGCGGTTGGGTTCATCGTGCGGCCGTTCGGCGGGGCGTTCTTCGGCCCGCTGGGCGACAAACTGGGGCGGCAGAAGGTTCTCGCGATCACCATTCTGCTGATGTCGGGCTGTACGTTCCTGGTCGGCGTGCTGCCGACCTACGCGGGCCCATACAGCATGGGCATCGCGGCACCGATCGCGATCTTGTTGCTGCGCTTGATCCAGGGCTTCTCCACGGGCGGTGAGTACGGCGGCGCGGCAACGTTCATCGCCGAGTACGCACCGACGAAACGCCGTGGATTCTTCGGATCGTTCCTGGAACTGGGGACCCTGAGCGGCTACGTGCTGGGCAACGTCGTCGTGCTCGCGGTCACGCTTTCCCTGCCGGCCGACCAGGTCGAGGCGTGGGCGTGGCGGATCCCGTTCTTCGTCGCGCTGCCGCTGGGCCTCATCGGTCTGTACCTGCGCTCGAAGCTCGAGGACACGCCGGAGTTCAAGCGGCTCGAGGCTTCCGGCAACAAGCCGAAGAAGGCGCCGCTGAAGGAGACCTTCACCCGCAACTGGCGGATGATCCTCAACCTCATCGGCATCGTGCTGCTGCTGAACATCGCGGACTACATGCTGCTCACGACCATGCCGACGTACTTCACGGATACGTTGAAGATCAACGACAACACGTCCACGTTGATCATCATCGGCGTGGAGATCGTGCAGGCCGCGATCATCCTGCCGCTGGGCGCTTTGTCCGACCGCATCGGGCGAAAACCGTTGCTGATCACCGCCGCGATCGGGTTCCTGGTGCTGAGCTGGCCGAGCATCAAGCTGATGCAGTCGGGCAGCATCCTGTGGCTGATCGTCGGGTTCGGCATCGTCGCGTTCCTGCTGGTGCTGATGCTGGCCGTGATTGGCTCGACGTTCCCGGCGATGTTCCCGACCCGCGTGCGCTACGGCTCGTTCGCGATCGGCTACAACATCTCGACGTCGCTGTTCGGTGGTACGTGTGGTGTCGTCGTGACGGCCCTGATCCAGAGCACGGGCAACAAGGACTGGCCGGCGTACTACCTGATGATCGCCGCCGTGATCGCGCTGGTGCCGATCTTCAAGATCCCGGAGACTTCGCAGGTGCCGATCGAGCAGATCGACACCGCGGACACGGGTGGCAAGCTGGCGGGTGCGGCTCGCTGA
- a CDS encoding PaaI family thioesterase, giving the protein MSRVSGPWPPVSVEPPAVHPKAPAAGTELGVHFDECFGCGDEVDAGLRLRSIVGEGHTVLSKFTVTPAHQGAPGLAHGGLLACAFDEALGSAVGNLLRRPAVTGKLETDFRRPVPVGSTLHIETRLDGTAGRKIYVSADGHLDAPDGPVAVTARALFVAVGFEHFTTHGDPAALQKLADAREKQRRAQDGQEWEINP; this is encoded by the coding sequence ATGAGTCGTGTTTCTGGACCGTGGCCGCCGGTGTCCGTGGAGCCACCCGCTGTGCACCCGAAGGCCCCCGCGGCCGGCACCGAGCTCGGCGTGCATTTCGACGAGTGTTTCGGCTGCGGCGACGAGGTGGACGCGGGCCTGCGCCTGCGTTCGATCGTCGGCGAAGGGCACACAGTGCTCTCGAAGTTCACCGTCACGCCCGCCCACCAGGGAGCGCCCGGCCTCGCGCACGGCGGGCTGCTGGCATGCGCGTTCGACGAGGCCCTGGGCAGCGCGGTCGGCAACCTGCTGCGGCGCCCGGCCGTGACCGGCAAGCTCGAGACAGACTTCCGCCGGCCCGTGCCCGTCGGCTCGACGCTGCACATCGAGACCCGCCTGGACGGCACGGCGGGGCGCAAGATCTACGTTTCCGCTGACGGTCACCTCGACGCGCCCGACGGGCCGGTCGCCGTGACCGCGCGCGCCCTGTTCGTGGCGGTCGGGTTCGAGCATTTCACGACGCACGGTGACCCGGCGGCGTTGCAGAAGCTGGCCGACGCGCGCGAGAAGCAGCGTCGCGCGCAGGACGGTCAGGAGTGGGAGATCAATCCCTGA
- a CDS encoding cold-shock protein yields the protein MAQGTVKWFNAEKGFGFIAQDGGEGDVFVHYSEIDGRGFRTLEENQRVEFEVGQGQKGPQAQKVRPI from the coding sequence GTGGCGCAAGGCACTGTGAAGTGGTTCAACGCGGAGAAGGGCTTCGGCTTCATCGCTCAGGACGGCGGTGAGGGTGACGTGTTCGTGCACTACTCGGAGATCGACGGGCGCGGATTCCGCACCCTCGAGGAGAACCAGCGAGTGGAGTTCGAGGTCGGCCAGGGCCAGAAGGGCCCGCAGGCCCAGAAGGTCCGCCCGATCTGA
- a CDS encoding SigE family RNA polymerase sigma factor gives MISRSRPVSGPSSPWDGEFARYFGERAHSLRATAYLLCGDWHRAEDLTQASLLKLYLAWPRLSRHDSLDAYARKIVLRTFLAENRRSRWKRERLTDAPPDVPTTDAETEHDMLVRQALAVLAPRQRAVLVLRYFEDLSVDETAAALGCSTGTVKSQAARGLATLRNRLGPHFVAVAVPGGR, from the coding sequence GTGATCTCCCGCTCCCGTCCGGTGTCCGGGCCGAGCTCGCCGTGGGACGGCGAGTTCGCCCGGTACTTCGGCGAGCGCGCGCACAGCCTGCGGGCCACGGCGTACTTGTTGTGCGGCGACTGGCACCGCGCCGAGGACCTCACGCAGGCCTCGCTGTTGAAGCTGTACCTCGCGTGGCCGCGCCTGTCGCGGCACGACAGCCTGGACGCGTACGCGCGCAAGATCGTGCTGCGCACGTTCCTCGCCGAGAACCGCCGCAGCCGCTGGAAGCGGGAGCGCCTGACCGACGCTCCACCCGACGTCCCCACCACGGACGCCGAAACCGAACACGACATGCTGGTGCGCCAGGCCCTCGCGGTGCTGGCGCCCCGTCAACGCGCCGTGCTGGTGCTGCGGTACTTCGAGGACCTGTCCGTCGACGAGACAGCCGCCGCCCTCGGCTGCAGCACCGGCACGGTGAAGAGCCAGGCCGCCCGAGGCTTGGCCACTTTGCGCAACCGGCTGGGGCCGCACTTCGTGGCTGTGGCTGTTCCTGGAGGGAGGTGA
- a CDS encoding Ig-like domain-containing protein, with the protein MVGVVPGRLGIGVTIRHFARRRAGIAVLGVVAALTLGACSSDPTTVSASGNTGGGPTKAAPVAKPATLTLAPAANAKDVAPGDPVKVTVADGTLDSVTLTNPDGKQVQGQPSADKKSWATTEDLGYSKTYTWSGQATGSDGKPVQISGAFTTVKPRRQMAGSLNVGDGQTYGIAMPIALTFSSAVKDKASVEKALSVETTPKTEGSWAWLNGDTSAHWRPKEYFAPGTEVKVNANIYGVSMGNGTYGRQDISASFKIGRSQIVKGNTTQHRMQVIRDGKQVMDFPVSYGLDSDPGRVTHSGVHVVMSKHATYSMSNPRYGYTDVNVPWAVRISNNGEFIHGLAGSVWAQGKKNISHGCLNLSPANAKIYYDSVLPGDPVEITGSTQTLTSKDGDYSDWTYDWAEWSKLSAV; encoded by the coding sequence GTGGTTGGGGTTGTCCCGGGGAGATTGGGGATCGGTGTGACTATCCGACACTTCGCGCGCCGTAGAGCGGGCATCGCGGTTCTGGGGGTCGTCGCCGCGCTCACGCTCGGTGCGTGCAGCAGCGATCCGACCACCGTGAGCGCCAGCGGCAACACGGGCGGGGGCCCGACGAAGGCCGCGCCGGTCGCCAAGCCGGCCACTCTCACGCTCGCGCCCGCGGCCAACGCCAAGGACGTGGCGCCGGGCGATCCGGTGAAGGTGACCGTCGCGGACGGCACGCTCGACTCCGTCACGCTGACGAACCCGGACGGCAAGCAGGTGCAGGGCCAGCCGTCGGCGGACAAGAAGAGCTGGGCCACCACCGAGGACCTCGGCTACAGCAAGACCTACACGTGGTCCGGCCAGGCGACCGGCAGCGACGGCAAGCCGGTGCAGATCAGCGGCGCCTTCACCACCGTGAAGCCGCGCCGGCAGATGGCGGGCAGCCTGAACGTCGGCGACGGCCAGACGTACGGCATCGCGATGCCGATCGCGCTGACATTCTCGAGCGCTGTGAAGGACAAGGCGTCCGTGGAGAAGGCGCTGTCGGTGGAGACCACGCCGAAGACCGAGGGCTCGTGGGCCTGGCTCAACGGCGACACCTCCGCGCACTGGCGTCCGAAGGAGTACTTCGCGCCGGGCACCGAGGTGAAGGTCAACGCGAACATCTACGGCGTCTCCATGGGCAACGGCACGTACGGGCGCCAGGACATCTCCGCGAGCTTCAAGATCGGGCGCTCGCAGATCGTCAAGGGCAACACCACGCAGCACCGCATGCAGGTCATCCGCGACGGCAAGCAGGTGATGGACTTCCCGGTCAGCTACGGCCTCGACTCCGACCCGGGCCGCGTCACCCACAGCGGCGTGCACGTGGTGATGTCGAAGCACGCGACGTACTCGATGAGCAACCCGCGCTACGGCTACACCGACGTGAACGTCCCGTGGGCCGTCCGCATCTCCAACAACGGCGAGTTCATCCACGGCCTCGCGGGCTCCGTCTGGGCGCAGGGCAAGAAGAACATCTCCCACGGCTGCCTCAACCTGTCCCCGGCGAACGCGAAGATCTACTACGACAGCGTGTTGCCTGGCGACCCGGTGGAGATCACGGGCAGCACCCAGACGCTCACGTCGAAGGACGGCGACTACAGCGACTGGACTTATGACTGGGCTGAGTGGAGCAAGTTGTCCGCGGTGTGA